The Daucus carota subsp. sativus chromosome 2, DH1 v3.0, whole genome shotgun sequence genome includes a window with the following:
- the LOC108207348 gene encoding protein indeterminate-domain 6, chloroplastic-like, translating to MPGRGELGFENQQTPLLQHSSGEGASADVAAFGTADAASPRRNRNRPGNPNPDAVVVALSPEYFTAKNRLICELCDKGFPREQNLQLHRRGHNMPWKLKKRTDQEVQKKVYVCPEIGCAHHDPARALGDLTGIKKHFARKHGEKKFGCIRCHKRYAVLFLKAHRKICGTKEYKC from the exons ATGCCTGGTCGTGGAGAACTGGGGTTCGAGAATCAGCAGACTCCTCTACTTCAGCATTCATCAGGAGAAGGAGCTAGTGCTGATGTGGCTGCTTTTGGGACTGCAGATGCTGCTTCTCCGAGAAGGAACCGAAACCGTCCAGGAAATCCAA ATCCTGATGCGGTGGTTGTTGCACTCTCTCCAGAATATTTTACTGCGAAAAATCGTCTTATATGTGAGCTGTGCGACAAGGGTTTCCCCAGGGAACAGAACTTGCAGCTGCACAGGAGAGGGCACAATATGCCCTGGAAGCTCAAGAAAAGGACAGATCAGGAGGTGCAGAAGAAGGTTTACGTCTGCCCCGAAATCGGTTGTGCCCACCATGATCCAGCAAGGGCTCTTGGAGATCTGACTGGAATCAAGAAGCATTTTGCTCGCAAACATGGTGAGAAGAAATTCGGTTGCATCAGGTGTCACAAGAGGTATGCTGTGTTGTTCCTCAAAGCTCATAGAAAGATCTGTGGAACAAAGGAGTACAAATGCTAG
- the LOC108207349 gene encoding protein indeterminate-domain 6, chloroplastic-like, with translation MAASSSASMPGLGEVEFENQQTPLHQHSSGEGASADVAAFGTAHAASPRRNRNRPGNPNPDAVVVALSPESLTAKNRFICELCDKGFPPEQNLQLHRRGHNLPWKLKKKTDQEVQKKVYICPEIGCAHHDPARSLGDLTGIKKHFARKHGEKKFGCTRCHKRYAMLYLKAHSKICGTKEYKCECGTTFYV, from the exons ATGGCTGCGTCTTCATCTGCATCTATGCCTGGTCTTGGAGAAGTGGAGTTCGAGAATCAGCAGACTCCTCTACATCAGCATTCATCAGGAGAAGGAGCTAGTGCTGATGTGGCTGCTTTTGGGACTGCACATGCTGCTTCTCCGAGAAGGAACCGAAACCGTCCAGGAAATCCAA ATCCTGATGCGGTGGTTGTTGCACTGTCTCCTGAATCTCTTACGGCCAAGAATCGGTTTATCTGTGAGCTGTGCGACAAGGGTTTTCCTCCGGAACAGAACTTGCAACTCCACAGGAGAGGGCACAATCTGCCctggaagctcaagaaaaagacAGACCAGGAGGTGCAGAAGAAGGTGTACATCTGCCCCGAAATCGGTTGTGCCCACCATGATCCAGCAAGATCTCTTGGAGATCTGACTGGAATCAAGAAGCATTTTGCTCGCAAACATGGTGAGAAGAAATTCGGTTGCACCAGGTGTCACAAGAGGTATGCTATGTTGTACCTCAAAGCTCATAGCAAGATCTGTGGAACCAAGGAGTACAAATGCGAGTGTGGTACTACCTTCTATGTGTAA
- the LOC108207350 gene encoding protein indeterminate-domain 6, chloroplastic-like: protein MAVSSSASMPGLGEVEFENEQTPLLQHSSGEGASADVAAFGTADAASPRRNRNRPGNPNPDAVVVALSPESLTAKNRFICELCDKGFLREQNLQLHRRGHNLPWKLKKKTDQEVQKVYICPEIGCAHHDPARSLGDLTGIKKHFARKHGEKKFGCTKCHKRYAELYLKAHSKICGTKEYKCECGTTFYV, encoded by the exons ATGGCTGTGTCTTCATCTGCATCTATGCCTGGTCTTGGAGAAGTGGAGTTCGAGAATGAGCAAACTCCTCTACTTCAGCATTCATCAGGAGAAGGAGCTAGTGCTGATGTGGCTGCTTTTGGGACTGCAGATGCTGCTTCTCCGAGAAGGAACCGAAACCGTCCAGGAAATCCAA ATCCTGATGCGGTGGTTGTTGCACTGTCTCCTGAATCTCTTACGGCCAAGAATCGGTTTATCTGTGAGCTGTGCGACAAGGGTTTTCTTCGGGAACAGAACTTGCAACTCCACAGGAGAGGGCACAATCTGCCctggaagctcaagaaaaagacAGACCAGGAGGTGCAGAAGGTGTACATCTGCCCCGAAATTGGTTGTGCCCACCATGATCCAGCAAGATCTCTTGGAGATCTGACTGGAATCAAGAAGCATTTTGCTCGCAAACATGGTGAGAAGAAATTCGGTTGCACCAAGTGTCACAAGAGGTATGCTGAGCTGTACCTCAAAGCTCATAGCAAGATCTGTGGAACCAAGGAGTACAAATGCGAGTGTGGTACTACCTTCTATGTGTAA
- the LOC108207351 gene encoding MND1-interacting protein 1-like — protein sequence MGSTARGKHKRANRSSRYVESSDHNDRDAEFGTNEQVGSEEVVDIQNSTDENDWSLYCKEEELEGVLLSNLKFLYREALCRLCEMGYQASVAFKALLSNGHCYGEKDVLSNILDNTVRFLDTGKRDGDRPVFDNMTQLIDLSLAALIVMLQKSKPHMSKGDAMLYLLLNDLNLDPSVKDFLNQNAAAFSGGYMADFINLHTEASGCGNASFLSANSSTGSLSETEAVVEQIEQQPDAKKENAGSSMMDKICDLNLDENIEYVPMDQRVEMITDLLQQVKDLEGQVKERRAWAEEKAKQAERTICCKERELEMLRVEREENKGKQTLVDSIMMRINSMNCKISDIENDQRKLLDQMRCTSAALGQLELECEEMNAEFKASELSASESLRACAASQEKQKKCLKRLVAQAKKKTKLHADIVDAEQQILQQETQLEQVEAAQEVA from the coding sequence ATGGGTTCAACTGCAAGGGGCAAGCACAAACGTGCAAATCGAAGCTCTCGATATGTGGAATCTTCTGATCATAACGATCGTGATGCTGAATTCGGTACTAATGAGCAGGTGGGGAGTGAGGAAGTTGTTGATATCCAAAATTCTACTGATGAGAATGATTGGAGTTTGTATTGTAAGGAGGAAGAGTTAGAAGGGGTATTGTTGTCGAATCTCAAATTTTTGTATAGGGAGGCGTTATGTAGGCTTTGTGAGATGGGCTATCAGGCATCTGTTGCGTTTAAAGCGCTGCTAAGTAATGGACATTGTTATGGGGAAAAGGATGTTTTGTCTAACATATTGGATAATACTGTGAGGTTTTTGGATACTGGGAAGCGGGATGGGGATAGGCCTGTTTTTGATAATATGACGCAATTAATTGACCTTTCTCTTGCTGCTTTGATTGTTATGTTGCAAAAATCAAAGCCGCATATGAGCAAAGGGGATGCTATGCTTTATCTCTTATTAAATGATCTGAATCTTGATCCTTCAGTGAAGGATTTTCTAAATCAGAATGCTGCGGCATTTTCTGGGGGATACATGGCAGACTTTATAAACTTACACACTGAAGCTAGTGGTTGTGGAAATGCTTCTTTCTTAAGTGCTAATTCGTCAACTGGATCTTTAAGTGAAACAGAAGCTGTAGTAGAGCAAATTGAGCAGCAACCAGATGCTAAAAAGGAAAACGCGGGCAGTTCAATGATGGACAAAATTTGTGATTTGAACCTTGATGAGAACATTGAGTATGTTCCAATGGATCAAAGAGTTGAGATGATCACAGATTTGCTTCAACAAGTTAAGGATCTTGAGGGACAAGTTAAGGAGCGGAGGGCCTGGGCAGAGGAGAAAGCAAAGCAGGCTGAAAGAACCATatgttgtaaagaaagagagcTTGAAATGTTGAGAGTCGAAAGAGAGGAAAATAAGGGGAAACAAACACTTGTAGACTCTATTATGATGAGGATCAATTCCATGAATTGTAAGATATCAGATATAGAGAATGATCAGAGAAAGTTACTTGACCAAATGAGATGTACATCTGCAGCTCTTGGGCAATTAGAATTGGAATGTGAAGAAATGAATGCAGAGTTCAAAGCTTCAGAACTTAGTGCATCGGAGTCATTAAGGGCCTGTGCAGCAtctcaagagaagcagaagaagTGCTTGAAAAGACTCGTGGCTCAGGCTAAAAAGAAAACTAAATTGCATGCCGACATTGTAGATGCTGAACAACAAATTTTACAGCAGGAAACACAGTTGGAGCAGGTAGAAGCAGCTCAGGAAGTCGCTTAG
- the LOC108207353 gene encoding zinc finger protein BALDIBIS-like, with amino-acid sequence MAVPSSASMPGLGEEDLKNQQNLYSRIPQKNFEKWLRLHLHLCLVLEKWNAASLRRNRNRPGNPNPDAVVVALSPEYLTAKNRFICELCDKGFPREQNLQLHRRGHNLPWKLKKRTDQEVQKKVYVCPKIACAHHDPARALGDLTGIKKHFARKHGEKKFSCTRCHKRYAVLYLKAHSKICGTKEYKCECGTTFFYV; translated from the exons ATGGCTGTGCCTTCATCTGCATCTATGCCTGGTCTTGGAGAAGAGGATCTTAAAAATCAACAGAATCTCTACTCCAGAATTCCCCAAAAGAATTTTGAGAAATGGCTGCGTCTTCATCTGCATCTATGCCTGGTCTTGGAGAAGTGGA ATGCTGCTTCTCTGAGAAGGAACCGAAACCGTCCAGGAAATCCAA ATCCTGATGCGGTGGTTGTTGCACTCTCTCCAGAATATCTTACTGCGAAAAATCGTTTTATATGTGAGTTGTGCGACAAGGGTTTCCCCAGGGAACAGAACTTGCAGCTGCACAGGAGAGGGCACAATCTGCCCTGGAAGCTCAAGAAAAGGACAGATCAGGAGGTGCAGAAGAAGGTTTACGTCTGCCCCAAAATCGCTTGTGCCCACCATGATCCAGCAAGGGCTCTTGGAGATCTGACTGGAATCAAGAAGCATTTTGCTCGCAAACATGGTGAGAAGAAATTCAGTTGCACCAGGTGTCACAAGAGGTATGCTGTGCTGTACCTGAAAGCTCATAGCAAGATCTGTGGAACAAAAGAGTACAAATGCGAGTGTGGTACTACCTTCTTCTATGTGTAA
- the LOC108207354 gene encoding protein indeterminate-domain 6, chloroplastic-like has product MAASSSASMPGLGEVEFENQQTPLLQHSSGEGASADVAAFGTADAASPRRNRNRPGNPNPDAVVVALSPESLTAKNRFICELCDKGFPPEQNSQLHRRGHNLPWKLKKKTDQEVQKKVYTCPEISCAHHDPARSLGDLTGIKKHFARKHGEKKFGCTRCHKRYAMLYLKAHSKICGTKEYKCECDTTFYA; this is encoded by the exons ATGGCTGCGTCTTCATCTGCATCTATGCCTGGTCTTGGAGAAGTGGAGTTCGAGAATCAGCAGACTCCTCTACTTCAGCATTCATCAGGAGAAGGAGCTAGTGCTGATGTGGCTGCTTTTGGGACTGCAGATGCTGCTTCTCCGAGAAGGAACCGAAACCGTCCAGGAAATCCAA ATCCTGATGCGGTGGTTGTTGCACTGTCTCCTGAATCTCTTACGGCCAAGAATCGGTTTATCTGTGAGCTGTGCGACAAGGGTTTTCCTCCGGAACAGAACTCGCAACTCCACAGGAGAGGGCACAATCTGCCctggaagctcaagaaaaagacAGACCAGGAGGTGCAGAAGAAGGTGTACACCTGCCCCGAAATCAGTTGTGCCCACCATGATCCAGCAAGATCTCTTGGAGATCTGACTGGAATCAAGAAGCATTTTGCTCGCAAACATGGTGAGAAGAAATTTGGTTGCACCAGGTGTCACAAGAGGTATGCTATGCTGTACCTCAAAGCTCACAGCAAGATCTGTGGAACCAAGGAGTACAAGTGCGAGTGTGATACTACCTTCTATGCTTAA